The DNA region ACTTGGAATAGCGATTTGGTTGCATTGCGATCTTTTGGTTTTTTGCCCACTTCGCCTAACCAATGCTTGAGAAGTTGGAATACCATTAAGCCGAAAACCATACCGATACCAGCAGTGAAGAAACCCCATTTGTAACCGTAAATGGCACCAACAATCGTACCGCAAATAATTGGCGCGACTAGTGCACCTGCATTGATACCCATGTAGAAAATGGTGAAGCCAGAGTCACGTCGAGGATCTTTCTCTGAGTAAAGTTTTCCGACCATGACTGAGATGTTAGGCTTGAATAAACCATTACCGACAACCAGTACCGCAAGACCTAGGAGGAAAAAGGTAAGGTCAGGGGTCAGCAACATAAACATACCTGCGGCCATTAGTGCGCCACCCAGCATTATTGAACGCTGATATCCGAGAATTTTGTCTGCAACGTAGCCACCTAAAATACCGGTCATGTACACCATTGAGGTGTAACCACCGTAAGTTAAGCTCGCCTCAGCGTCGGCTCCGCTGCCCAAGTGTTCGAAAAAGGTCATCGCAACATAGGGTGCTAATATTGCGCGCATCCCATAGTACATAAAGCGTTCCCAGAACTCAGCTGAGAACAACATCCATAAGCCTTTTGGATGCCCTAAAAATTCGCCATCTGGCACTCCAGGCGCTCGCTCTTGATGAGCGGTCGCGCTACCCGCGTGTGCCATCACCTCGTCTTCTTTGTGTGATGTGGTCATTGATATTTTTCTCCCGAAAAATTGCTTTTATTCTTTAATGGCCGTGTCTGTTATGCATCACGGCTTTGCCCCAAACCACTCTTTATACCTTGCATCGACAGGGCTATACAAGATTGACGAAGATTGAATTTTATGTATGGGCTGTATTTTTGTCGGTAATATTTCGCATCGCCAACAAATCGGAGCTGTTTGATGCTTTTTTACGCGTCTTTTTGGCGCTGAACACGCTGATTTTGCTGGTCTTTTTAGAGGGATTTCTATCAGTGGGTGCGCTAGCGTAACCGCTAGCGCATTTAACGGTCAGATTAGAGGTCAGTCCTGTATTTCACTGGTTTTCGATAATTCATTAACCAAGTTCTGGCATCATAGGTTAATCTTCAGACTTTTCGAGCTTATCTAAGCCCATGGCCGTGCGGATTGAGTTTTCAAGTTTAAGGCTATTGGGATCCGACAGATTCAAGTGATCGTGCCATTGATTGTTTTTGCTCAGTATTGCGATGGTCGGTGTCGCAGGTACCATAAAATTATTCATGATTGAGTCGCCTTTTAATGCAACGCTGAAACTGTAGTTGTGTTGCTTGATGTAAGCGGCAGGATCGCCATCCTCCATAACATTGATGGCGATGACCTTCAGACCTTTTTCACCATAGGTTTGGTGCAAACGTTCGATGCCAGGAAGTAATTTTTTGCAGTAGGGGCACCAAGTCGCCCAAAACACCAAAACCACGGCTTGGTCTTTGTATTCTGATAAAGTGATGGTTGCACCATCGAGCGTTGGCAAAGTGAAGTCTTTTGCGGTGCGGTCAGCGGCGGTCAT from Pleionea litopenaei includes:
- a CDS encoding TlpA disulfide reductase family protein — encoded protein: MQALFKTFIILFALTLSFSMTAADRTAKDFTLPTLDGATITLSEYKDQAVVLVFWATWCPYCKKLLPGIERLHQTYGEKGLKVIAINVMEDGDPAAYIKQHNYSFSVALKGDSIMNNFMVPATPTIAILSKNNQWHDHLNLSDPNSLKLENSIRTAMGLDKLEKSED